In Streptomyces sclerotialus, one genomic interval encodes:
- a CDS encoding MFS transporter, protein MAVERRAPAPLLPCDLLRRPDARRADTVCLIMNLVTNGTLFVMTLLLQQVYGHSARSAGLMLLPLALPLVLLAPVSGRLTARYGPGPVVTAGICCAAAGSLGLLAAGADGGYPALLPALIGLGAGDGLLVTAAVSVAMRGAPATQKGVAGGANNTARQAGTALGVALYGAISGPAAPAAPFVARVHLLAWTGTALWLAALGVWSRGGRAWRTGSGPACP, encoded by the coding sequence GTGGCCGTCGAACGCCGGGCGCCGGCCCCGCTCCTCCCCTGTGACCTGCTCCGCCGGCCGGACGCCCGGCGTGCCGACACGGTCTGCCTGATCATGAACCTGGTGACCAACGGGACGCTGTTCGTCATGACGCTGCTGCTGCAGCAGGTGTACGGGCACTCCGCTCGGTCGGCCGGCCTGATGCTGCTGCCGCTCGCGCTGCCCCTGGTGCTCCTCGCGCCGGTCAGCGGCCGGCTGACGGCACGGTACGGCCCGGGCCCGGTCGTCACCGCGGGCATCTGCTGTGCGGCGGCCGGCTCGCTGGGGCTGCTGGCCGCCGGTGCGGACGGTGGCTACCCGGCGCTGCTGCCTGCCCTGATCGGGCTGGGCGCCGGTGACGGGCTGCTGGTCACGGCCGCCGTCTCGGTCGCCATGCGCGGGGCGCCCGCCACGCAGAAAGGGGTGGCCGGTGGCGCCAACAACACCGCGCGCCAGGCCGGTACGGCGCTGGGCGTCGCGCTGTACGGCGCGATCAGCGGCCCCGCCGCCCCGGCCGCGCCGTTCGTCGCTCGCGTACACCTCCTGGCCTGGACCGGAACGGCCTTGTGGCTGGCGGCACTCGGCGTGTGGAGCCGTGGCGGGCGGGCATGGCGAACCGGTTCCGGCCCCGCCTGCCCGTGA
- a CDS encoding FAD-dependent monooxygenase, which produces MGASGPNIAIVGAGIGGLTLALALRARGIDAEIHEQAPELREVGAAVALSANATRLLARLGLDEELTAAGAEPTELVHRHGKDGRRIAAHPVGAAYRERFGGPYLGVHRAAFQRILADAWGSERLHLGTAVSDVREDTTNGDGVRLDFADGRSTRADLVVGADGVHSAVRRRVTDEDVTAYSGTSGFRGLVPAAAMPSLPDPGAIQFWMGPGAHVLHYPIDSAGTVNFLAVVEGPARWTEDTWRAEAAPGELLSAFDGWHPAITEMLAAAPQSARWGLFGQTPLRRWSRGRAVLLGDAAHAMLPHHGQGANQTIEDAVTLADCLADARTAGGPGAYGAALRRYERLRRVRTRQVQRSSWVTSGLLHLPDGPDAERRDRKLATVPADFGWIHAHDVQRPAADGTAA; this is translated from the coding sequence ATGGGCGCAAGTGGCCCGAACATCGCGATCGTGGGTGCCGGAATCGGCGGACTCACCCTGGCCCTCGCCCTGCGGGCCCGCGGCATCGACGCCGAAATTCACGAGCAGGCACCGGAGTTGCGCGAGGTGGGCGCCGCGGTCGCGCTCTCGGCCAACGCCACCCGGCTGCTCGCGCGGCTCGGCCTGGACGAGGAGCTGACGGCAGCGGGCGCCGAGCCGACCGAACTGGTCCACCGGCACGGGAAGGACGGCCGCCGCATCGCCGCGCACCCGGTCGGCGCCGCGTACCGCGAGCGGTTCGGCGGCCCCTACCTGGGCGTGCACCGCGCGGCGTTCCAGCGCATCCTCGCCGACGCCTGGGGCAGCGAGCGGCTGCACCTCGGTACGGCGGTCAGCGACGTGCGCGAGGACACCACGAACGGCGACGGCGTCCGCCTGGACTTCGCCGACGGCCGCAGCACGCGGGCCGACCTGGTCGTCGGCGCGGACGGCGTGCACTCCGCCGTGCGGCGCCGGGTCACGGACGAGGACGTCACCGCGTACTCCGGTACCAGCGGTTTCCGCGGCCTCGTACCGGCCGCGGCGATGCCCTCGCTGCCGGACCCGGGGGCCATCCAGTTCTGGATGGGGCCCGGCGCGCACGTGCTGCACTACCCCATCGACAGCGCCGGCACGGTCAACTTCCTTGCAGTGGTGGAAGGGCCGGCCCGGTGGACCGAGGACACGTGGCGCGCCGAGGCGGCTCCCGGGGAGCTGTTGTCCGCGTTCGACGGCTGGCACCCCGCGATCACCGAGATGCTGGCGGCCGCGCCGCAGAGCGCACGGTGGGGACTGTTCGGCCAGACGCCCCTGCGGCGCTGGAGCCGCGGGCGGGCGGTGCTCCTCGGGGACGCGGCGCACGCGATGCTGCCGCACCACGGGCAGGGCGCCAATCAGACCATCGAGGACGCCGTGACGCTCGCGGACTGCCTGGCCGACGCGCGGACGGCCGGCGGACCCGGCGCGTACGGTGCGGCCCTGCGGCGGTACGAACGGCTCCGCCGGGTACGCACCCGCCAGGTGCAGCGCAGTTCCTGGGTCACCTCCGGCCTCCTGCACCTGCCCGACGGGCCGGACGCCGAGCGGCGGGACCGGAAGCTGGCGACGGTCCCTGCGGACTTCGGGTGGATCCACGCGCACGACGTACAGCGGCCGGCGGCGGACGGCACCGCCGCCTGA
- a CDS encoding amino acid permease: protein MSTQPTTDVAPQPPAPGDGAGQSDGLQAGLKNRHLSMIAIGGVIGAGLFVGSGSGIAAAGPAILLSYALVGALVVFVMRMLGEMAAAYPSSGSFSAYADRALGRWAGFSIGWLYWFFWVVVLAVEATAGAKILEGWIPAVPQWGWALIVMVVLTATNLASVASYGEFEFWFAGIKVVAIGAFVVIGMLAVFGVLPGVHSETAGISNLTEHGGFLPNGPGSILTGVLMVVFSFMGSEIVTLAAGESENPQRAVTKATNSVIWRIAVFYLGSIFVVVSLLPWNDKSITKDGSYVAALNAIGIPHAGEVMNVIVLTAVLSCLNSGLYTASRMAFSLGERGDAPKAFARTTARGVPRAAILSSVLFGFVAVFFNYEWPDTVFAFLLNSSGAVALFVWLVICFAQLRMRGMILRDDPSKLVVKMWLFPYLTWATIGMISFVLVYMLTDPAGRQQVTLSLLAAVLVVGIALVRDRVRGSRTA from the coding sequence ATGAGCACGCAACCGACGACCGACGTGGCGCCGCAGCCACCCGCCCCCGGAGACGGCGCAGGCCAGTCGGACGGCCTCCAGGCCGGGCTCAAGAACCGCCATCTGTCCATGATCGCGATCGGCGGGGTGATCGGCGCCGGGCTCTTCGTGGGCTCCGGCTCCGGCATCGCCGCCGCCGGCCCCGCCATCCTCCTGTCCTACGCACTGGTCGGCGCGCTGGTCGTCTTCGTGATGCGGATGCTGGGCGAGATGGCTGCCGCCTATCCCAGCTCCGGTTCGTTCTCCGCGTACGCGGACCGGGCGCTGGGCCGCTGGGCCGGCTTCTCGATCGGCTGGCTGTACTGGTTCTTCTGGGTCGTGGTGCTGGCCGTCGAGGCCACGGCGGGCGCCAAGATCCTGGAGGGCTGGATACCGGCCGTGCCGCAGTGGGGCTGGGCCCTGATCGTGATGGTGGTGCTCACCGCGACGAACCTGGCGTCGGTCGCCTCGTACGGCGAGTTCGAGTTCTGGTTCGCCGGGATCAAGGTCGTCGCCATCGGCGCCTTCGTCGTGATCGGCATGCTGGCCGTCTTCGGCGTCCTGCCCGGCGTGCACAGCGAGACCGCCGGCATCTCGAACCTCACCGAGCACGGCGGCTTCCTGCCGAACGGTCCGGGGTCGATCCTCACCGGCGTGCTGATGGTGGTCTTCTCCTTCATGGGCAGCGAGATCGTCACGCTCGCCGCCGGCGAGTCGGAGAACCCGCAGCGCGCGGTCACCAAGGCGACCAACAGCGTCATCTGGCGCATCGCGGTCTTCTACCTCGGCTCCATCTTCGTCGTGGTCAGCCTGCTGCCGTGGAACGACAAGTCGATCACCAAGGACGGCAGCTACGTCGCGGCCCTGAACGCGATCGGCATCCCGCACGCCGGCGAGGTCATGAACGTGATCGTGCTGACGGCGGTGCTCTCCTGTCTCAACTCCGGCCTCTACACCGCGTCCCGTATGGCCTTCTCGCTCGGCGAGCGCGGTGACGCGCCGAAGGCGTTCGCGCGGACCACCGCCCGCGGCGTGCCGCGCGCCGCGATCCTCTCCTCGGTCCTCTTCGGCTTCGTCGCGGTGTTCTTCAACTACGAGTGGCCGGACACCGTCTTCGCGTTCCTGCTGAACTCCTCGGGCGCGGTCGCGCTGTTCGTGTGGCTGGTCATCTGTTTCGCGCAGCTGCGGATGCGCGGCATGATCCTGCGGGACGACCCGTCGAAGCTGGTCGTGAAGATGTGGCTGTTCCCGTATCTGACCTGGGCGACGATCGGGATGATCTCCTTCGTGCTGGTCTACATGCTGACCGACCCCGCCGGGCGGCAGCAGGTCACGCTCTCCCTGCTGGCCGCCGTCCTGGTGGTGGGGATCGCGCTGGTGCGGGACCGGGTCCGCGGTTCGCGCACGGCGTAG
- a CDS encoding non-oxidative hydroxyarylic acid decarboxylases subunit C has translation MPYDDLRSFLDTLDKEGQLLRITDEVLPEPDLAAAANAAGRIGEGAPALYFDNVTGFTDARIALNVHGSWRNHALALGLPAATSVKDQVEEFARRWDAFPVAPERREDAPWRENTQEGADVDLFDVLPLFRLNDGDGGFYLDKAAVVSRDPDDPDHFGKQNVGTYRLEVIGRDRLAIQPVPVHDVALHLKAAESRDEDLPIAITLGNDPVTTIVAGMPMGYDRSEYEMAGALRGAPAPIATAPLTGFDVPWGSEVVIEGVIEGRKRQIEGPFGEFTGHYSGGRRMPVVRIDRISYRTNPVFESLYLGMPWTEVDYLVGPNTCVPLLKQLRAEFPEVQAVNAMYTHGLAVIISTKKRYGGFAKAVGMRAMTTPHGLGYVAQVILVDEDVDPFDLPQVMWAMSSKVNPKDDVVIIPNLSVLELAPAATPAGITSKMIIDATTPVSPDNRGNFSTPVRDLPETKEWIGRLTSMLAKR, from the coding sequence ATGCCCTACGACGACCTGCGCAGTTTCCTGGACACCCTCGACAAGGAGGGCCAGCTGCTGCGCATCACCGACGAGGTGCTGCCCGAGCCGGACCTGGCCGCCGCCGCCAACGCTGCGGGCCGGATCGGCGAAGGCGCCCCCGCTCTGTACTTCGACAACGTCACGGGCTTCACCGACGCCCGGATCGCGCTGAACGTGCACGGTTCCTGGCGCAACCACGCCCTCGCGCTCGGCCTGCCCGCCGCCACCTCGGTCAAGGACCAGGTCGAGGAGTTCGCCCGCCGCTGGGACGCGTTCCCCGTCGCGCCCGAGCGCCGCGAGGACGCCCCCTGGCGCGAGAACACGCAGGAAGGCGCGGACGTCGACCTCTTCGACGTACTGCCGCTCTTCCGCCTCAACGACGGGGACGGCGGCTTCTACCTCGACAAGGCCGCGGTCGTCTCCCGCGACCCCGACGACCCGGACCACTTCGGCAAGCAGAACGTCGGCACGTACCGCCTGGAGGTCATCGGCCGCGACCGGCTCGCCATCCAGCCGGTGCCGGTGCACGACGTGGCGCTGCACCTCAAGGCGGCGGAGAGCCGCGACGAGGACCTGCCCATCGCCATCACGCTGGGCAACGACCCGGTGACGACGATCGTGGCCGGCATGCCGATGGGGTACGACCGTTCCGAGTACGAGATGGCCGGCGCGCTGCGCGGCGCGCCCGCGCCGATCGCCACCGCGCCGCTCACCGGCTTCGACGTCCCGTGGGGTTCCGAGGTCGTCATCGAGGGTGTGATCGAGGGGCGCAAGCGGCAGATCGAGGGGCCGTTCGGCGAGTTCACCGGCCACTACTCCGGCGGCCGCCGGATGCCGGTGGTCCGCATCGACCGCATCTCGTACCGCACGAATCCGGTCTTCGAGTCGCTGTACCTGGGCATGCCGTGGACCGAGGTGGACTACCTGGTCGGGCCCAACACCTGCGTACCGCTGCTGAAGCAGCTGCGTGCGGAGTTCCCCGAGGTGCAGGCGGTCAACGCCATGTACACGCACGGCCTTGCCGTGATCATCTCCACGAAGAAGCGGTACGGCGGCTTCGCCAAGGCGGTCGGCATGCGGGCGATGACCACGCCGCACGGGCTCGGTTACGTCGCCCAGGTGATCCTGGTGGACGAGGACGTCGACCCGTTCGACCTCCCTCAGGTGATGTGGGCGATGTCGTCCAAGGTGAACCCCAAGGACGACGTCGTCATCATCCCGAACCTGTCCGTCCTGGAGCTGGCGCCGGCCGCCACCCCGGCCGGCATCACCAGCAAGATGATCATTGATGCGACCACGCCGGTCTCCCCCGACAACCGCGGCAACTTCAGCACCCCGGTCCGCGACCTGCCGGAGACCAAGGAGTGGATCGGCCGGCTGACGTCCATGCTGGCCAAGCGCTGA
- a CDS encoding LysR family transcriptional regulator: protein MAGDVGPRALEGSAPTDPSTHQLRLFLLLAEEMHFGRAAKRVFMTQPAFSQQIRSLERRLGLTLVDRTTRTAGLTPSGRELLPEIRAMVQAADRLRQVAGERVRTLSGRVVIGSFEAITSIHPIPDVLEELTARHPGIEVEIARTSFADSAATVLSGGVDAAFLFPPVPPGIQTQRLAEMPRVVCLAASDPLADVGPLTLSRLNERRHIGWSPEIPKVWRSFWSADPRPDGTPARYTAHQIAEFEPALTAIALGDGIQLPPEPARWLYQRHGVAYVEVTDLSPCHAALAWRAADRDRPIVSALRNAVRTVLDRDR from the coding sequence ATGGCGGGGGACGTTGGCCCGAGGGCCCTGGAAGGCAGCGCACCGACGGACCCGAGCACACATCAGCTGAGACTCTTCCTGCTGCTGGCCGAGGAGATGCACTTCGGCCGGGCGGCGAAGCGGGTGTTCATGACCCAGCCCGCCTTCTCGCAGCAGATCCGTTCGCTGGAGCGGCGCCTCGGACTGACCCTGGTCGACCGCACCACACGCACGGCGGGGCTGACGCCCTCGGGGCGCGAACTGCTCCCGGAGATCCGGGCGATGGTGCAGGCCGCCGACCGGCTGCGGCAGGTCGCCGGCGAGCGCGTCCGTACGCTCTCGGGCCGGGTGGTCATCGGCTCCTTCGAAGCGATCACCTCCATCCACCCGATCCCGGACGTGCTGGAGGAGCTGACGGCCCGGCACCCCGGCATAGAGGTCGAGATCGCCCGGACGAGCTTCGCCGACTCGGCGGCCACCGTCCTCTCGGGCGGTGTGGACGCGGCGTTCCTCTTCCCGCCGGTGCCGCCCGGGATCCAGACCCAGCGCCTCGCCGAGATGCCCCGCGTGGTGTGTCTGGCCGCCTCCGACCCGCTGGCGGACGTGGGCCCGCTGACGCTCAGCCGGCTGAACGAGCGCAGGCACATCGGCTGGTCACCGGAGATCCCCAAGGTCTGGCGGAGTTTCTGGTCGGCCGACCCGCGCCCCGACGGCACACCGGCCCGCTACACCGCGCACCAGATCGCCGAGTTCGAGCCCGCGCTCACGGCCATCGCGCTGGGCGACGGCATCCAGCTCCCGCCGGAGCCGGCCCGCTGGCTCTACCAGCGGCACGGCGTCGCGTACGTGGAGGTCACCGACCTGTCACCGTGCCATGCCGCGCTCGCCTGGCGGGCCGCCGACCGTGACCGGCCGATAGTGTCCGCCCTCCGCAACGCGGTCCGCACGGTGCTGGACCGTGACAGGTAG
- a CDS encoding TetR/AcrR family transcriptional regulator, producing MPRATDPGKRTELLEKVVRHLEHHGLAGLSLSPLAEAVGTSKRMLLYYFGSRENLLAQALAASRPDAEAMFGTVHDAAGLHDAARALWEAITVGRQRGLVRMLLQLLSLSTTQPEPYGALAADAVEVMVGPIAAAYVRLGYGEQDARVRATLLVSGLRGLCQDRLVTGDTARIDAAAHRLIEDATSPAG from the coding sequence GTGCCTCGTGCGACTGATCCCGGGAAACGGACCGAACTGCTGGAGAAGGTGGTGCGCCACCTCGAACACCACGGGCTGGCGGGCCTCTCCCTGAGCCCGCTGGCCGAGGCGGTGGGCACCAGCAAACGCATGCTGCTCTACTACTTCGGCAGCCGCGAGAACCTCCTGGCGCAGGCCCTGGCGGCCAGCCGGCCGGACGCCGAAGCGATGTTCGGCACCGTCCACGACGCGGCAGGCCTGCACGACGCCGCCCGCGCACTGTGGGAAGCGATCACGGTCGGCAGGCAGCGCGGCCTGGTCCGCATGCTGCTCCAGCTGCTCAGCCTGTCCACCACGCAGCCGGAGCCGTACGGAGCGCTGGCCGCCGACGCGGTCGAGGTCATGGTCGGCCCGATCGCCGCCGCGTACGTACGCCTCGGGTACGGCGAGCAGGACGCCAGGGTCCGGGCGACGCTCCTCGTCTCGGGGCTGCGCGGACTGTGCCAGGACCGCCTGGTCACCGGCGACACCGCCCGTATCGACGCCGCGGCGCACCGCCTCATCGAGGACGCCACGAGCCCGGCCGGCTGA
- a CDS encoding CatB-related O-acetyltransferase, with protein MTDIFKDFTQVQRLDTDPEVTKHPLIALEEGRHSWYSGYHHRDGFAGRLRYAFDDRTEYRDSGIPLDRLRIGNFCQFASGSTFLLGGNHGHDTHPDAVTPYGFNFFTHEHDAWAPAGDTVIGHEVWTGYEAVVLPGVRIGTGAIIGARATVSKDVAPYSVVVGDNRVVRHRFDPLRRKLLWRTGWWNWSDERIAKALPLIQGRDVAALARYAGIAPEDVAGDADPATLAGDDALAHRL; from the coding sequence ATGACCGACATCTTCAAGGACTTCACCCAGGTCCAGCGCCTGGACACCGACCCCGAGGTGACGAAGCACCCGCTCATCGCACTGGAGGAGGGGCGGCACAGCTGGTACAGCGGCTACCACCACCGGGACGGCTTCGCCGGACGGCTGCGGTACGCGTTCGACGACCGCACGGAGTACCGCGACAGCGGCATCCCCCTCGACCGGCTGCGGATCGGGAACTTCTGCCAGTTCGCCTCGGGCAGCACGTTCCTGCTGGGCGGCAATCACGGGCACGACACCCACCCCGACGCGGTGACCCCGTACGGCTTCAACTTCTTCACCCACGAGCACGACGCCTGGGCGCCGGCCGGCGACACGGTCATCGGGCACGAGGTGTGGACCGGTTACGAGGCGGTCGTCCTGCCCGGCGTGCGCATCGGGACGGGCGCGATCATCGGGGCGCGCGCCACCGTCTCCAAGGACGTCGCTCCGTACTCCGTCGTGGTGGGCGACAACAGGGTCGTACGGCACCGCTTCGACCCGCTGCGCCGCAAGCTGCTGTGGCGGACCGGCTGGTGGAACTGGAGCGACGAGCGGATCGCGAAAGCGCTCCCACTGATCCAGGGACGGGACGTCGCGGCCCTGGCGCGGTACGCCGGCATCGCCCCGGAGGACGTCGCGGGCGACGCCGATCCGGCCACCCTGGCCGGCGACGACGCCCTGGCGCATCGTCTCTGA
- a CDS encoding non-oxidative hydroxyarylic acid decarboxylases subunit D, whose translation MICPRCAHDALDTLAHSPVPGVWDVLQCTRCLYTWRTTEPERRTRREAYPVQFRLTQEDIDNAIEVPAVPPLNAG comes from the coding sequence ATGATCTGCCCCCGCTGCGCGCACGACGCGCTCGACACCCTCGCCCACTCCCCGGTACCCGGCGTCTGGGACGTACTCCAGTGCACCCGCTGCCTCTACACCTGGCGCACCACCGAACCCGAGCGCCGCACCCGGCGCGAGGCCTACCCGGTACAGTTCCGCCTCACCCAGGAGGACATCGACAACGCCATCGAGGTCCCGGCGGTACCGCCGCTGAACGCCGGCTGA
- a CDS encoding SDR family NAD(P)-dependent oxidoreductase, protein MRTTGAGREETADGPGTAVVTGASSGIGTRYAERLAEAGWDLVLVARRAERLDEVAGRLRETAGVAVETLVADLAVPEDLARTAARVAAEDVALLVNNAGINGYGYFTETDPALLTRVLSVNVTALTALSRAAVPGMLERGRGAVVNVASQLAFAGSLPPDPLPRRAVYGGTKGYVVTFTRTLAAELADTPLRIQVLCPGLTATEFHLTTGEESVAGLTQQVHAEGGMPVDEVVTASLAALERGDVVCVPGLDDPDRALERLVAAETGMRAVPRP, encoded by the coding sequence ATGAGGACGACCGGAGCCGGGCGCGAGGAAACGGCCGACGGGCCGGGGACGGCCGTGGTGACCGGGGCCTCTTCAGGGATCGGCACCCGGTACGCCGAGCGGCTGGCCGAGGCCGGCTGGGACCTGGTGCTCGTGGCACGACGGGCCGAGCGCCTGGACGAGGTGGCCGGGCGGCTGCGGGAGACGGCCGGGGTCGCCGTCGAGACGCTCGTCGCCGACCTGGCCGTACCGGAGGACCTGGCGCGGACGGCCGCGCGGGTGGCCGCCGAGGACGTGGCGCTGCTGGTGAACAACGCGGGCATCAACGGCTACGGCTACTTCACCGAGACCGACCCCGCGCTGCTGACGCGCGTGCTGAGCGTCAACGTCACGGCGCTGACGGCACTGTCCCGGGCCGCCGTCCCCGGCATGCTCGAACGCGGCCGGGGCGCGGTGGTCAACGTCGCCTCCCAACTGGCGTTCGCCGGTTCGCTGCCGCCGGACCCGCTCCCCCGGCGCGCCGTCTACGGCGGCACCAAGGGGTACGTCGTCACCTTCACCCGCACCCTCGCCGCCGAACTGGCGGACACTCCACTGCGCATTCAGGTGCTGTGCCCGGGACTCACCGCCACGGAATTCCACCTGACGACGGGTGAGGAATCGGTCGCAGGCCTCACGCAACAGGTTCACGCGGAGGGCGGAATGCCGGTGGACGAGGTGGTGACGGCTTCACTGGCCGCGCTGGAGCGCGGCGACGTGGTGTGCGTACCCGGCCTGGACGACCCGGACCGGGCACTGGAACGGCTGGTCGCCGCCGAGACGGGGATGCGGGCCGTACCGCGCCCGTGA
- a CDS encoding DUF3140 domain-containing protein, which produces MTAQVSTELWDAFHSVVNMTSRELQEWLSVQGAGQNSEVVPDQAGAPLGRHVLEILGKRRTDLTEDDAQVMRRVCEIVDSQRADHRDPQAGGADWRHGLMNIGHDPLKPA; this is translated from the coding sequence GTGACAGCACAGGTCAGCACCGAGTTGTGGGACGCGTTCCACTCCGTCGTCAACATGACGTCGCGCGAGTTGCAGGAGTGGCTGAGCGTCCAGGGCGCGGGCCAGAACTCCGAGGTGGTCCCCGACCAGGCCGGCGCGCCGCTCGGACGGCACGTACTGGAGATCCTCGGCAAGCGCCGTACCGACCTGACCGAGGACGACGCGCAGGTCATGCGGCGGGTGTGCGAGATCGTGGACAGTCAGCGCGCCGACCACCGCGACCCGCAGGCAGGCGGCGCCGACTGGCGCCACGGCCTGATGAACATCGGCCACGACCCGCTCAAGCCGGCCTGA
- a CDS encoding non-oxidative hydroxyarylic acid decarboxylases subunit B, whose amino-acid sequence MRLIVGMTGATGAVFGIRVLEHLAELPEVETHLVLSRWARSTIELETGRSAREVAGLADVVHSPEDQGASISSGSFRTDGMIIVPCSMKTLAGIRAGYADGLVGRAADVVLKERRKLVVVPRETPLSEIHLENMLALARMGVQIVPPMPAFYNHPASVDDIVDHITARVIDQFDLPAPAAKRWEGMRAARAA is encoded by the coding sequence GTGCGGCTGATCGTGGGAATGACCGGGGCGACCGGGGCGGTCTTCGGAATCCGGGTGCTGGAGCATCTGGCCGAGCTGCCGGAGGTGGAGACCCATCTCGTCCTGAGCCGCTGGGCCCGGTCCACGATCGAGCTGGAGACCGGGCGGAGCGCCCGTGAGGTCGCCGGGCTGGCCGACGTGGTGCACAGCCCCGAGGACCAGGGCGCCTCGATCTCCTCCGGCTCGTTCCGGACCGACGGCATGATCATCGTGCCCTGCTCGATGAAGACCCTGGCCGGCATCCGGGCCGGGTACGCCGACGGGCTGGTCGGCCGCGCCGCCGACGTCGTGCTGAAGGAGCGCCGCAAGCTGGTGGTCGTCCCCCGGGAGACGCCGCTCAGCGAGATCCATCTGGAGAACATGCTGGCGCTGGCCCGGATGGGCGTGCAGATCGTGCCGCCGATGCCCGCCTTCTACAACCACCCCGCCTCGGTCGACGACATCGTCGACCACATCACGGCCCGCGTGATCGACCAGTTCGACCTGCCCGCACCGGCCGCGAAGCGGTGGGAGGGCATGCGCGCCGCCCGCGCCGCCTGA
- a CDS encoding helix-turn-helix domain-containing protein has translation MGKNGHLSITDVAYRPSLGAPIGMDVLDFAELRARGHRRGIDLATPQRPGFHHLIHVSSGTLRHTVDFSEHTLHTGSWLWLRPGQVHQYVPEDLAAARGTFVIWQPGFVDAEVPFDQSPLLPEGPHARATQLALRHLTHEYADLASIPLQAHIEALRLLLTVLLLRLAHARPEAPATHRPGGPFAHYHAAVERDFAVTHRVADYAAALGYNTRTLTRATLAATGLTAKQYLDARILLEAKRLLVHTDASAAEVSRRLGFREPGDFSKFFSKRDGRTPQRFRAVARGTTRPAVSGDNPTTR, from the coding sequence ATGGGAAAAAACGGTCACCTCTCGATCACGGACGTCGCCTACCGGCCGTCTCTCGGCGCCCCGATCGGCATGGACGTCCTGGATTTCGCCGAACTGCGGGCCCGCGGCCACCGCCGCGGCATCGACCTCGCGACGCCCCAGCGCCCCGGCTTCCACCACCTGATCCACGTCAGTTCCGGAACCCTGCGGCACACCGTGGACTTCTCCGAGCACACCCTGCACACGGGCAGCTGGCTGTGGCTGCGGCCCGGCCAGGTCCACCAGTACGTGCCCGAGGACCTGGCGGCCGCGCGCGGCACCTTCGTGATCTGGCAGCCCGGCTTCGTCGACGCCGAGGTCCCCTTCGACCAGTCCCCGCTGCTCCCGGAGGGGCCGCACGCCCGCGCCACCCAGCTCGCCCTGCGCCACCTCACCCATGAGTACGCCGACCTGGCGTCCATCCCCCTCCAGGCGCACATCGAGGCACTGCGGCTGCTGCTCACCGTGCTGCTGCTGCGGCTCGCCCACGCCCGCCCGGAGGCCCCCGCCACCCACCGGCCCGGCGGGCCCTTCGCGCACTACCACGCCGCCGTCGAACGCGACTTCGCCGTCACCCACCGCGTCGCCGACTACGCCGCCGCGCTGGGCTACAACACCCGGACCCTCACGCGCGCCACGCTGGCCGCGACGGGCCTGACCGCCAAGCAGTACCTCGACGCCCGCATCCTGCTGGAGGCCAAACGCCTGCTGGTGCACACCGACGCCTCGGCGGCCGAGGTCTCCCGCCGGCTCGGCTTCCGCGAGCCGGGTGATTTCTCCAAGTTCTTCAGCAAGCGGGACGGCCGCACACCGCAGCGGTTCCGCGCGGTGGCACGCGGAACGACGCGCCCGGCCGTATCGGGTGACAATCCGACGACTCGGTGA